One Lacticaseibacillus rhamnosus genomic window carries:
- a CDS encoding ABC transporter ATP-binding protein, translated as MATSNHSEPKPSKQTANRALRVVRIIHQLDKLAIPIEFLRALTTVGIPYLNIAFLGVVLNQLQQHATFRQVILLIGGFLLARYLLQLASNWFAKLAEDHETGVNRRLDRATTEKLLTVSYTTLQDPNMRNQYAGAVEGKAFSGGITSLMKDGLQDFFSLVIAIGFAVATLINLTQATNHAATWFNDARYPLLIIALLLFPIIVGSWSVHHSNQIQQQLIRKILPSNRQFTYFSNFTQNMDNHQVIRLYQASALVMKNERDSNHRFMNQLQSGYWKIAKFGHWPNVAIALSVIGLYILVGAKALMGVLAIGSVMIAVGYFQQLMTVAYQFLQQVAMYVNMIDYLQFYVDFLNLPDHDQSGTLPVEKRNDNEFAIQFHDVSFKYPGSDQWALRHVNLTLNIGERLALVGRNGSGKTTLIKLLVRLFKPTEGIITLNDIDIQKYDENEYRSLLGVVFQDFRLFAYSIAENVAATAHPDRERVWKALKVADVADRVKRMPKTIDTPITTALSDDGVTVSGGEAQKIAIARAWYKDAPIMILDEPTAALDPISEYEIYQRFDELIEGKTAIYVSHRMSSTRFSQRIVVLDHGKIVQDGTHNSLMAEPGIYRDLFNAQAQYYTEDRIKAARKKVATTTTAVAD; from the coding sequence ATGGCAACTTCTAATCATTCTGAACCAAAACCTTCAAAGCAAACCGCAAACCGGGCACTGCGAGTGGTTCGCATCATCCACCAGCTCGATAAATTAGCCATCCCGATTGAATTTCTCCGCGCTTTGACAACTGTCGGTATCCCCTATTTAAACATCGCCTTCTTAGGGGTGGTCTTGAATCAATTGCAGCAACATGCAACTTTTCGGCAAGTCATTCTCCTCATTGGTGGCTTTTTGCTTGCCAGATATCTGTTGCAACTTGCCAGTAATTGGTTTGCCAAACTGGCTGAAGACCATGAGACCGGCGTAAATCGACGACTTGATCGCGCCACCACTGAAAAGCTGCTCACCGTGAGCTATACAACGCTTCAAGATCCGAATATGCGTAATCAATACGCCGGTGCCGTAGAAGGTAAGGCTTTTAGTGGCGGGATCACATCACTTATGAAAGATGGCCTTCAAGACTTCTTCTCGCTAGTGATTGCCATCGGTTTTGCGGTCGCCACTTTAATCAACCTCACGCAGGCAACCAATCATGCAGCTACTTGGTTCAATGATGCCCGTTATCCGCTTTTGATCATCGCGTTACTTCTTTTCCCAATCATCGTGGGGAGTTGGAGCGTTCATCACAGTAATCAGATCCAGCAACAACTCATCAGAAAAATTCTGCCAAGTAACCGCCAATTCACCTATTTTTCAAACTTCACGCAAAATATGGACAATCATCAAGTCATTAGGCTTTATCAGGCATCCGCGCTTGTCATGAAGAATGAACGTGACAGCAATCACCGCTTTATGAATCAGCTTCAGAGTGGCTACTGGAAAATTGCTAAGTTCGGTCATTGGCCCAATGTTGCTATTGCCTTATCCGTCATCGGTTTGTACATCCTTGTCGGAGCCAAAGCCTTAATGGGGGTTCTCGCCATTGGCAGCGTCATGATTGCCGTTGGGTATTTTCAGCAACTCATGACAGTCGCTTATCAATTTCTCCAGCAAGTTGCCATGTATGTCAACATGATTGACTATTTGCAATTCTACGTTGATTTTCTCAACTTGCCGGACCATGATCAGTCTGGCACACTGCCAGTTGAAAAACGCAACGACAACGAATTCGCTATCCAGTTTCATGATGTCAGCTTCAAATATCCAGGCAGCGATCAATGGGCCTTGCGCCACGTGAATCTGACACTGAACATCGGCGAACGGCTTGCCTTAGTCGGTCGCAATGGCAGTGGGAAAACAACGCTGATCAAACTACTCGTGCGGCTATTTAAACCCACTGAAGGCATCATCACCTTAAACGATATCGACATTCAAAAATACGATGAAAACGAATATCGCAGTCTTTTGGGTGTGGTTTTTCAGGATTTCCGGCTTTTTGCCTATAGCATTGCCGAAAATGTTGCCGCTACTGCTCACCCCGATCGTGAACGGGTCTGGAAAGCCCTGAAAGTAGCCGATGTAGCCGACCGGGTTAAGCGTATGCCTAAAACCATCGATACGCCGATTACGACGGCGCTGAGTGATGACGGCGTGACCGTTTCCGGCGGTGAAGCCCAGAAGATTGCCATTGCACGGGCGTGGTACAAGGACGCCCCGATCATGATTCTTGACGAGCCAACCGCAGCACTCGATCCCATCTCGGAATATGAAATTTACCAGCGCTTTGATGAGCTCATCGAGGGTAAAACTGCCATCTACGTCTCCCACCGAATGAGCTCAACCCGTTTTTCGCAACGAATTGTTGTACTCGATCACGGCAAGATTGTTCAGGACGGTACTCACAACAGCCTCATGGCAGAACCCGGTATTTATCGCGATTTATTCAATGCGCAGGCGCAATACTACACCGAAGATCGCATCAAAGCGGCTCGTAAAAAAGTGGCAACGACAACAACTGCAGTGGCGGATTAG
- a CDS encoding helix-turn-helix transcriptional regulator, translating into MENRIETLRNQHHLTQQDLADRLEVSRQTVSSLENGRYNPSLGLAFKLSHVFNLPIERIFIDESADSKLL; encoded by the coding sequence TTGGAAAATCGGATCGAAACATTGCGCAATCAACATCACTTAACGCAACAAGACTTAGCCGATCGCTTAGAAGTTTCGCGCCAAACCGTTAGTTCTCTCGAAAACGGCAGATATAACCCCTCACTCGGACTCGCATTTAAGCTTTCACATGTATTTAACCTACCCATCGAACGCATTTTTATCGATGAAAGTGCGGATTCGAAGTTGCTATAA
- a CDS encoding TatD family hydrolase, producing MDIFDSHTHLNDTPYHGKEASYIEAARQLGVKKMAIVGSDTTLNAGALQLAHQYANLYAIVGWHPESSKDYDAAKEAVLLEQLADPKVVALGEIGLDYHWNTSPREIQRRVFRRQLELARSLHIPVSIHSRDAFEDTYTLLKTAHVEEFGAIMHSFTGEADWARRFLDLGMYISYSGIVSFKNAPEEHASAKIIPSDRLLVETDAPYLTPTPYRGRQNQPGYTRYVVEALAKLRETTPETIAKQTWDNAHRIFKLKEDA from the coding sequence ATGGACATTTTTGATTCCCATACCCACTTGAATGACACGCCTTATCATGGCAAGGAAGCAAGCTATATTGAAGCGGCGCGGCAGCTAGGCGTGAAGAAAATGGCGATTGTCGGCTCGGATACGACGTTGAACGCCGGCGCGCTGCAATTAGCCCATCAATATGCCAACTTATATGCAATTGTCGGTTGGCATCCGGAATCAAGCAAGGACTATGATGCCGCTAAAGAAGCCGTATTGCTGGAACAATTAGCTGATCCTAAAGTGGTGGCGTTAGGCGAAATCGGGTTGGACTATCACTGGAATACTTCGCCGCGTGAAATTCAACGGCGGGTATTCCGGCGCCAACTGGAACTGGCGCGCTCGCTGCATATACCGGTGTCCATCCACAGCCGCGATGCTTTTGAAGATACCTATACGCTTCTAAAAACGGCGCATGTTGAGGAATTTGGCGCGATTATGCACAGTTTCACCGGTGAAGCAGACTGGGCACGGCGGTTTTTGGACTTAGGGATGTATATTTCCTATTCCGGCATCGTCAGTTTCAAAAATGCTCCGGAAGAACATGCCAGCGCCAAGATAATCCCCAGTGACCGCTTGTTGGTTGAAACCGATGCCCCATATTTAACGCCAACGCCTTACCGTGGCCGCCAGAATCAGCCGGGCTATACGCGCTATGTGGTGGAGGCTTTAGCCAAACTACGCGAAACCACCCCAGAAACGATTGCTAAACAGACATGGGATAATGCCCACCGAATTTTCAAGTTAAAGGAAGACGCATGA
- a CDS encoding PTS sugar transporter subunit IIA translates to MAEFSTTPLVYFLETPTQESFFDEISRKLVARNVMQTEGKAALIAREQTFPSGMQLNQIASGLPNIAIPHLEGSLVQTGCLVVVHFEIPVAFKDLADVSRILPVSWAFMLFNPELKQQPLRMAQLIRTLTQSPVAKLQRLFAARKPTQVEQLLPQLLAATEKE, encoded by the coding sequence TTGGCTGAGTTTAGTACAACCCCATTAGTTTACTTTTTAGAGACGCCAACCCAAGAAAGTTTTTTTGATGAGATTAGTCGCAAACTGGTTGCCCGCAATGTGATGCAGACAGAGGGAAAAGCGGCACTGATTGCCCGGGAGCAGACATTTCCTTCCGGTATGCAATTGAATCAGATTGCCAGTGGTTTGCCTAATATTGCGATACCACATTTAGAAGGCTCATTGGTGCAGACGGGCTGCTTAGTGGTGGTACATTTTGAAATCCCGGTTGCCTTCAAAGACTTGGCCGATGTGAGTCGGATTTTACCGGTTAGCTGGGCCTTTATGTTGTTCAATCCCGAGCTTAAACAACAACCGTTACGAATGGCACAGTTAATTCGAACTTTGACCCAGTCGCCGGTTGCCAAACTACAACGGCTTTTTGCGGCCAGAAAACCGACCCAAGTTGAGCAGTTGTTGCCACAATTACTGGCAGCAACGGAAAAGGAGTAA
- a CDS encoding tagatose 1,6-diphosphate aldolase codes for MSVKLTAGQLEHLKQLSNDNNVISALAIDQRGSLKKMLAAAANKPADETTIVDFKKAVSEELTKYASAILLDPEYGLPAAKVRDPKSGLLLSYEKTGYDATEPGRFPDLIDNQSALRIKNEGGDAVKFLLYIDPDEPDSINDRKYAFVERVGAEAKANDLPLFLELVSYDGKTNETGTAAWAKAKPEKVIKITKEFSKPQYNVSVLKLEVPVDQKFVEGYTDEGVTPVYSKEEAAKYYKAQSDATDLPFIFLSAGVSNELFLEELKFAKEAGSTFNGVLCGRATWKPGVKPFAAEGEAAGKKWLQTEGKANIDRLNKVLADTATPWTDKVEG; via the coding sequence ATGTCTGTTAAACTTACTGCTGGTCAGTTAGAGCATTTGAAGCAATTGTCCAATGACAACAACGTCATCTCGGCTTTAGCCATTGACCAACGCGGTTCCCTGAAGAAGATGCTTGCAGCTGCAGCTAACAAGCCAGCTGACGAAACCACGATTGTTGATTTCAAGAAAGCTGTTTCTGAAGAATTAACCAAATACGCCAGCGCGATTCTGCTTGATCCAGAATATGGCCTGCCAGCTGCCAAGGTTCGCGATCCTAAGTCCGGCCTCTTGCTTTCCTATGAAAAGACCGGCTACGATGCGACTGAACCTGGCCGTTTCCCAGATTTGATTGATAACCAAAGTGCTTTGCGCATCAAGAACGAAGGCGGCGATGCAGTCAAGTTCTTGCTGTACATTGACCCTGACGAACCTGATAGTATCAACGATCGTAAATATGCGTTTGTTGAACGGGTTGGTGCTGAAGCTAAGGCTAATGATTTGCCACTGTTCTTGGAATTAGTTTCCTACGATGGCAAGACCAACGAAACCGGCACCGCTGCATGGGCAAAAGCAAAGCCTGAAAAAGTTATCAAGATCACTAAGGAATTCAGCAAGCCGCAATACAACGTTTCTGTTTTGAAGCTTGAAGTTCCGGTTGATCAAAAGTTTGTTGAAGGCTACACCGATGAAGGCGTAACACCGGTTTACAGCAAGGAAGAAGCTGCTAAGTACTATAAGGCTCAATCCGATGCAACCGATTTGCCATTCATCTTCCTGTCCGCTGGTGTTTCCAACGAACTGTTCCTTGAAGAACTCAAATTCGCTAAGGAAGCCGGTTCAACCTTTAACGGTGTGCTTTGCGGCCGGGCAACCTGGAAGCCAGGCGTTAAGCCATTTGCTGCTGAAGGCGAAGCTGCCGGCAAGAAGTGGCTGCAAACGGAAGGTAAAGCTAACATTGATCGTTTGAACAAGGTTTTGGCTGATACTGCTACTCCTTGGACAGACAAGGTTGAAGGCTAA
- the metG gene encoding methionine--tRNA ligase: MASKPTFYVTTPIYYPSGKLHIGNAYTTIAADVLARYKRLMGYDVFFLTGTDEHGLKIEQKADKLGVTPQAYVDGMAAQIKQLWKMLEITNDKFIRTTDKEHVEAVQEIVERLIKQGDVYLGEYTGWYSVEDEEYFTESQLSEVYRDKDGKVIGGKAPSGHEVQLVHEPSYFFKMSKYTDRLLKYYDEHPDFVQPASRKTEMINNFIKPGLEDLAMSRTSFNWGVQIPSDPKHVVYVWVDALLNYITALGYGSNDHALFDKYWPANVQLIGKEIVRFHIIYWPIILMALDLPLPKKIYAHGWLVMKDGKMSKSKGNAIYPDMIVERYGLDALRYYLMRAIPFGNDGIFTPEDFIDRINYDLANDLGNLLNRTIAMINKYEGGILPAFKPDVTPFDQDLGDVAQAALAQYHKLMDELRFSDALDQVWKIVSRANKYIDETEPWKLAKDPAKKDQLDSVMAHLAESLRLIALLIQPVMTHAPVQIFGQLGLDHENEDHKVVKWGALPAGAKVVEQGTPIFPRLDAEEEVAYIKSKMTPGTAKAAVDEKTRKPEIDFKQFDKSEIRVAEILNVEPVKGADKLLKFTLDAGDEGTRQILSGIREFYPDYQKLKGKKVMAVVNLKPRKLKGEMSEGMLLSAESLDGKKITLLEVSENLENGSLVG; the protein is encoded by the coding sequence ATGGCAAGCAAACCAACTTTTTATGTGACGACACCGATTTATTATCCATCTGGCAAACTACATATCGGCAATGCGTATACGACCATTGCGGCAGATGTATTGGCACGATATAAGCGGTTGATGGGTTATGATGTTTTCTTCCTGACCGGGACAGATGAGCATGGCCTCAAGATTGAGCAAAAAGCCGACAAGCTAGGGGTCACACCGCAAGCTTATGTTGACGGGATGGCAGCACAGATCAAGCAACTGTGGAAAATGCTTGAGATCACGAATGATAAGTTTATTCGGACAACGGATAAGGAACATGTCGAGGCAGTTCAGGAAATCGTTGAACGGCTAATTAAGCAAGGCGATGTTTATCTGGGCGAATACACTGGCTGGTATTCAGTCGAGGATGAAGAATACTTTACCGAGTCGCAGCTGTCTGAAGTTTATCGTGATAAAGATGGCAAAGTCATTGGCGGCAAGGCTCCATCTGGCCACGAAGTTCAACTGGTTCATGAACCAAGCTACTTCTTTAAGATGAGCAAGTACACGGATCGTTTGCTGAAGTATTATGATGAGCATCCTGATTTTGTGCAGCCGGCATCGCGTAAGACGGAAATGATTAACAATTTCATCAAGCCTGGTCTAGAAGATCTGGCAATGAGCCGCACCAGTTTTAATTGGGGCGTTCAGATCCCGTCTGATCCTAAACACGTGGTTTACGTCTGGGTCGATGCGCTGTTGAACTATATTACCGCGCTGGGCTATGGCAGCAACGATCACGCCTTATTTGATAAATACTGGCCGGCTAATGTTCAGTTAATCGGGAAGGAAATTGTTCGCTTCCACATCATTTACTGGCCGATTATTTTGATGGCCTTGGATTTGCCATTACCGAAAAAGATTTACGCACATGGCTGGCTGGTCATGAAAGACGGCAAAATGAGCAAGTCAAAAGGCAATGCCATTTATCCGGACATGATTGTGGAACGTTACGGACTGGATGCGCTGCGTTACTACCTGATGCGCGCGATTCCATTTGGTAACGATGGCATTTTCACACCTGAAGACTTCATTGATCGGATTAATTATGATTTGGCGAACGATCTGGGCAACTTGTTGAATCGGACAATTGCCATGATTAACAAGTATGAAGGCGGAATTTTACCTGCCTTCAAGCCGGATGTTACCCCATTTGATCAGGACCTTGGCGATGTTGCGCAGGCAGCGTTGGCGCAATATCACAAGCTTATGGATGAATTACGGTTCTCAGACGCGTTGGATCAGGTCTGGAAGATCGTTTCCCGCGCCAATAAGTATATTGATGAAACCGAACCATGGAAACTCGCCAAAGACCCAGCCAAGAAAGACCAGCTTGATTCGGTCATGGCACACTTGGCTGAAAGTTTGCGCCTGATCGCTTTACTCATTCAGCCAGTGATGACCCATGCACCGGTTCAAATCTTCGGTCAACTTGGCTTAGATCACGAAAACGAAGATCACAAAGTCGTGAAGTGGGGAGCCTTGCCTGCTGGGGCCAAAGTCGTCGAACAAGGCACACCGATCTTCCCGCGGCTTGATGCTGAAGAAGAAGTAGCGTATATCAAGAGCAAGATGACGCCTGGCACGGCTAAAGCAGCTGTCGATGAAAAGACCCGCAAGCCGGAAATCGACTTCAAGCAATTCGATAAGAGCGAAATCCGAGTGGCAGAAATCTTAAACGTTGAACCGGTTAAGGGCGCTGACAAGCTGTTGAAGTTTACCCTTGACGCTGGTGATGAAGGTACGCGCCAGATTCTGTCCGGTATTCGTGAATTTTATCCGGATTACCAAAAGCTGAAAGGCAAAAAGGTCATGGCTGTGGTCAACCTCAAGCCACGCAAACTTAAAGGCGAAATGTCCGAGGGGATGCTGTTATCAGCCGAAAGTTTGGACGGCAAGAAGATCACATTGCTGGAAGTCTCAGAAAACCTGGAAAATGGCAGTTTGGTTGGTTAA
- a CDS encoding aldose 1-epimerase family protein, whose translation MITIENQQFKASIAERGAELQSLVNKTDNYDYIWNGDKTFWNRHAPILFPAIGKSNEDQYRLGAKTFPMGQHGFARDYDFEVSDHSDSAATFTQHQNSETLKKFPFKYTLAVTYMLTEDGLSIHYTVTNDDSNSMPFALGFHPAFNVALKADGSFDDYDLTVEPLNSPLQRFGIGPVPFRNGDVEDIAGAEGNKLPLTHDLLDGGLVILANSEISKATLSSPHHKHSLTLDINDFPYLTIWSPEHKKAPFIAVEPFDGLPDQAGEPSDWYTKLGNTTLSAGANKQLALKVELH comes from the coding sequence TTGATCACAATTGAGAATCAACAATTTAAAGCCAGCATTGCCGAACGCGGTGCTGAACTGCAGTCACTCGTCAACAAAACCGATAACTATGATTATATCTGGAACGGCGACAAGACTTTTTGGAATCGCCACGCACCGATTCTGTTCCCGGCCATTGGTAAATCTAACGAAGACCAATATCGGCTAGGTGCCAAAACATTTCCGATGGGCCAACATGGTTTTGCTCGTGACTATGATTTTGAGGTCAGCGATCATAGCGACTCAGCGGCGACGTTCACCCAGCACCAAAATTCAGAAACCTTGAAAAAGTTCCCGTTTAAATATACTTTAGCCGTTACTTATATGCTAACCGAAGATGGTCTGAGCATTCATTACACCGTGACAAATGATGACAGCAATTCGATGCCGTTTGCGTTAGGGTTCCACCCAGCCTTCAACGTTGCACTGAAGGCGGATGGCAGCTTTGACGACTACGATCTGACGGTTGAACCGTTGAATAGCCCGTTGCAGCGCTTTGGTATCGGGCCGGTACCGTTTCGCAATGGTGACGTTGAAGATATTGCAGGCGCAGAAGGCAATAAATTGCCACTCACACATGATCTGTTAGACGGTGGGTTAGTGATTCTTGCTAACAGTGAAATCAGCAAAGCAACCTTATCCTCCCCGCATCACAAGCACAGTCTCACGCTTGATATCAATGACTTCCCTTATCTCACTATCTGGAGTCCTGAACATAAAAAGGCTCCGTTTATTGCGGTTGAACCGTTTGACGGGTTACCTGACCAAGCCGGCGAACCATCCGATTGGTACACCAAGCTTGGCAACACCACACTCTCTGCAGGTGCCAATAAACAGCTTGCCTTGAAAGTTGAATTGCACTAA
- a CDS encoding LytR/AlgR family response regulator transcription factor: MHIAVIDDQAATREATVKLIRQLAQPSQPLQVAAYSNAEQFLFAEKPADLLLLDIKLGSGMDGMALAKKIRQHDPETAIAFVSNYDEFVFDGYDVNAIDYILKPLTVAKLKHLIEKVAGQTQPKLLALQTAAGLVRVPMYDISAIEVTDHRLQVHTQKNHYLVNGQLKDFLPRLDDNFIQIYRSIVINLNFLSQLDKRTVVMADGTTYPVSRQQAPLVKQAFFKHFRGLTHDSN; encoded by the coding sequence ATGCACATTGCAGTCATTGATGATCAAGCAGCGACTAGAGAAGCAACGGTCAAGCTCATTCGGCAGTTAGCGCAACCGTCACAGCCATTGCAGGTGGCGGCTTATTCAAATGCCGAGCAGTTCTTGTTTGCAGAAAAACCAGCCGATCTGCTGTTGCTTGATATTAAGTTGGGATCTGGCATGGACGGCATGGCGCTTGCCAAAAAAATCCGCCAACATGATCCCGAAACCGCCATCGCTTTTGTCAGTAACTATGATGAATTCGTGTTCGATGGTTACGACGTGAACGCGATTGACTACATCCTCAAGCCGCTTACGGTAGCAAAACTCAAGCACCTAATTGAAAAGGTAGCTGGCCAGACGCAGCCAAAACTCTTGGCATTGCAAACCGCTGCCGGTCTAGTACGCGTGCCAATGTATGACATCAGCGCCATCGAAGTCACGGATCACCGGCTTCAAGTCCATACGCAAAAAAATCACTATCTGGTAAACGGACAGTTAAAAGACTTTTTACCGCGCTTAGATGACAACTTTATTCAGATTTACCGCTCCATCGTCATTAACCTGAATTTCCTCTCGCAGCTGGATAAACGAACCGTTGTGATGGCAGATGGCACCACTTATCCCGTTTCCCGCCAGCAGGCACCGCTAGTTAAACAGGCATTCTTCAAGCATTTTCGGGGGTTGACCCATGACAGCAATTAG
- a CDS encoding sensor histidine kinase, translating to MTAISWFWLVAFGLLVVGCMSQLWWIFRRQQNWPVRWLNLIIVIVSLSSWWLWPLPVVRGLLFTITVLAGSLEFILIRQFLNDQDAVFARSLDKMMAQYSEEVQELYANMRGWRHDYHDHLQALKAYLDNQDTAAARQYLNELEDKLDAVDPLVHSGNAMLDAIVNAKLTLAERLHIPVNEKVIVGNTPLIKDVDLVVILGNLLDNAIEAISEQPPHEKRQLRLYIGIVKQQFYISVTNTRPADQVIDYQYASTKSDKRGLGIRRVNKLVAKYDGMINRQYEASVFVTEIAIPIHAAKPTTHA from the coding sequence ATGACAGCAATTAGTTGGTTCTGGCTGGTCGCCTTTGGGTTGCTAGTAGTAGGTTGCATGTCGCAGTTATGGTGGATTTTTCGGCGCCAGCAAAACTGGCCGGTGCGCTGGTTAAACCTCATCATTGTCATCGTATCGTTGAGCAGTTGGTGGTTATGGCCGCTTCCGGTTGTCCGCGGCTTGCTTTTTACCATCACTGTGTTAGCAGGCAGTTTGGAGTTCATCTTGATTCGCCAATTTCTCAACGACCAGGATGCGGTGTTTGCCCGCAGTCTTGATAAAATGATGGCTCAATATTCAGAAGAAGTACAAGAACTTTATGCGAATATGCGCGGCTGGCGGCATGATTATCACGACCACCTCCAAGCTTTAAAAGCCTACTTAGACAATCAAGATACTGCTGCCGCGCGCCAATATCTAAATGAACTGGAAGACAAGCTTGATGCGGTTGATCCACTCGTGCATTCCGGTAACGCCATGCTTGACGCCATCGTAAATGCTAAATTGACGTTGGCCGAACGACTGCACATTCCGGTAAACGAAAAAGTCATTGTCGGCAACACCCCACTGATCAAGGATGTTGACCTTGTTGTGATCTTAGGAAACTTACTCGATAACGCCATTGAAGCAATCAGTGAACAGCCACCCCACGAAAAACGTCAGCTACGGCTTTACATCGGCATCGTTAAACAGCAATTTTACATCTCGGTCACCAACACCCGGCCGGCCGATCAAGTCATTGACTATCAATATGCCTCAACCAAAAGCGATAAACGAGGATTGGGCATTCGCCGGGTCAATAAATTAGTGGCAAAATATGACGGCATGATCAATCGTCAGTATGAAGCTTCGGTTTTTGTGACCGAAATTGCCATTCCCATTCACGCAGCCAAACCGACCACTCACGCATAA
- a CDS encoding ABC transporter ATP-binding protein, with protein MKKYSLWNNLRWYFANLRKSKPALAWTASGLALDKAAAALLGVFTPALLVGAITNHATLGEFARLAVLTGLGLALTSEIAYLIMTHDGVASSAVRSDIGMDFHQKQWDLDYDQISSGTLQELAHTAFKKGLSYTLAGAEAIYIYGRGTLVDLTTLIVFLATLSFAVPWVFALVLISAAISYAGMSWYRQWYQQNNVRWNKLGRQQDYITRNAYALENGKDIRMFGMADWYHHHLDRLLTLQDTWQRRNSLRRFLGEQAGQLAGLVRDAIVYGTLIAAILRGRLSIAQFTLMFGMTNSFITLLDQLLTDFNGLQNASIDLQEVREFMALQPQTPARTLTKAEQAQLAKRPVTITFSHVTYRYPEAKSASLNDVSFTLTAGQKLAIVGINGAGKSTLARLMMGLLHPTEGTITINGLDAKLIPLAARFALFAPVFQETIVLAQSLADNVAMTNHSDATRVMSALKAANLDALVATLPQKAATPMTRYTSDDGVELSGGQAQKLMLARALYKDAPVLILDEPPAALDAIAENEIYQDYAQLAAGKTSLFISHRLASTRFCDRILFMDHGQVLESGTHEQLMAKAGHYAHMYQIQSKYYQPAAKEVTANGNF; from the coding sequence ATGAAAAAATATAGCCTATGGAATAACCTTCGCTGGTACTTTGCCAATTTACGCAAATCCAAACCTGCTTTGGCATGGACGGCAAGTGGCTTGGCTCTTGACAAGGCAGCTGCGGCTTTGCTGGGCGTTTTTACACCTGCACTGTTGGTCGGTGCCATTACCAATCATGCTACCTTAGGCGAATTCGCCCGGCTGGCAGTGTTAACCGGACTAGGATTGGCACTGACCAGTGAAATAGCGTATCTGATTATGACCCATGACGGTGTTGCAAGTTCTGCAGTTCGAAGTGACATTGGAATGGACTTCCACCAAAAGCAGTGGGATCTTGATTACGATCAAATTAGTAGCGGCACACTCCAAGAACTAGCCCACACTGCTTTTAAAAAAGGATTGAGTTACACGTTAGCGGGAGCCGAAGCCATCTACATTTACGGTCGTGGCACTTTGGTTGACCTGACTACCTTGATCGTCTTTCTAGCGACACTGTCGTTTGCGGTTCCGTGGGTTTTCGCACTGGTTTTAATCAGTGCGGCAATTAGTTACGCCGGTATGAGCTGGTATCGGCAATGGTATCAACAAAATAACGTCAGGTGGAACAAGTTGGGACGCCAACAAGATTACATTACCCGCAATGCCTATGCTTTGGAAAATGGAAAAGATATCCGCATGTTCGGCATGGCCGACTGGTACCATCACCATCTCGATCGCCTGTTGACGTTGCAAGATACCTGGCAACGCCGCAACTCGCTCCGACGCTTCTTAGGCGAACAGGCGGGGCAACTGGCCGGCTTGGTGCGGGACGCAATTGTTTATGGCACCTTAATTGCGGCGATTCTTCGCGGGCGTCTTTCCATCGCCCAATTCACCTTGATGTTTGGCATGACCAATAGTTTCATCACCTTGCTGGATCAATTACTCACTGATTTTAACGGCTTGCAAAATGCCAGCATCGACTTACAAGAGGTACGCGAATTTATGGCACTACAACCGCAAACGCCGGCACGGACACTGACAAAAGCGGAGCAAGCTCAATTAGCCAAGCGTCCTGTCACCATCACGTTTTCGCATGTGACTTACCGCTATCCGGAAGCAAAAAGTGCCAGTCTTAACGATGTCAGCTTCACACTCACAGCCGGTCAAAAGTTGGCCATTGTCGGGATCAACGGAGCCGGCAAGTCAACGTTGGCCCGGCTGATGATGGGACTGCTGCATCCCACTGAAGGCACCATTACCATTAACGGTTTGGATGCGAAGCTAATACCGCTAGCAGCTCGGTTTGCTTTGTTCGCACCGGTTTTTCAGGAAACCATTGTGCTGGCTCAGAGTTTAGCCGATAACGTAGCAATGACCAACCACTCAGACGCAACCCGCGTCATGAGCGCATTGAAAGCCGCAAACTTAGACGCACTCGTAGCAACCTTACCGCAAAAAGCCGCCACCCCCATGACGCGATACACCAGCGATGATGGCGTTGAATTATCCGGTGGTCAGGCGCAGAAGTTGATGCTGGCTCGGGCATTATATAAAGACGCACCAGTGCTCATTTTAGATGAGCCACCTGCCGCCTTGGATGCCATTGCCGAAAATGAAATCTATCAGGATTACGCCCAACTAGCGGCCGGTAAAACCTCCCTGTTCATCTCGCATCGACTGGCTTCAACCCGCTTTTGCGATCGCATTTTATTCATGGACCACGGACAGGTACTTGAGTCCGGCACTCATGAACAGTTGATGGCTAAGGCCGGCCACTATGCCCACATGTATCAGATTCAAAGCAAGTATTACCAACCAGCTGCAAAGGAGGTAACGGCTAATGGCAACTTCTAA